The Prosthecobacter algae genome includes a region encoding these proteins:
- a CDS encoding OmpA/MotB family protein has translation MFSRTRRTKQTPSEENPFVLSFSDLMAGLLAIFILALIVTMLELQKRKEELLREQEKIKITLVELIGSLQEIQTIQTDIVSALDGVSQRERSLTAMLEGIQDDLKERGVKVIVAENGSVLRIPEQGLSFASGKYDIPPLSERNATAIGHALAHALEQEVNRRMLDTVFIEGHTDAVPNTREMGNWGLSTYRAISLWNYWTLKPGELSKMKDLNNLPMDPSQLPRSLVSVSGYAETRSTHPPEIASVMKPDRPEDRRIDIRFTLAASEKKNLEDLQGDLKTMKAKTDALIEKLKLSDDNAP, from the coding sequence ATGTTCTCCCGCACCCGACGTACGAAGCAAACTCCAAGTGAGGAGAACCCTTTTGTTCTCTCCTTTTCAGACCTGATGGCAGGTTTGCTTGCCATCTTTATCCTTGCGCTCATAGTCACCATGCTGGAGCTGCAGAAGCGGAAGGAGGAACTGTTGCGAGAACAGGAGAAAATCAAGATTACGCTCGTGGAGTTGATTGGGAGCCTTCAAGAAATCCAAACAATCCAAACCGACATAGTGAGCGCTTTAGACGGGGTCAGTCAGCGTGAGCGCTCTTTAACAGCCATGCTAGAAGGGATTCAAGATGACCTGAAAGAGCGGGGTGTTAAGGTCATTGTGGCGGAGAATGGCAGCGTGCTTCGAATTCCAGAACAGGGTCTTAGCTTTGCTTCGGGGAAATATGACATTCCACCCCTTTCGGAACGGAACGCGACGGCTATTGGCCACGCACTGGCTCATGCCCTTGAGCAAGAGGTCAATCGTCGGATGCTTGATACAGTCTTCATAGAAGGTCATACCGATGCCGTACCGAACACACGTGAAATGGGCAATTGGGGGCTCAGCACCTACAGAGCCATTTCTCTTTGGAATTATTGGACCTTAAAACCAGGTGAACTTTCGAAAATGAAAGATTTAAACAATTTGCCAATGGATCCGAGCCAACTCCCCCGTTCCCTGGTATCAGTCAGTGGTTATGCGGAGACACGATCAACTCATCCACCCGAAATAGCTTCCGTGATGAAACCAGATAGGCCTGAGGATCGCCGGATTGATATTCGTTTTACTCTTGCAGCGTCGGAGAAGAAGAATCTGGAAGACCTGCAGGGAGATTTGAAGACGATGAAAGCGAAGACTGATGCCTTGATTGAGAAACTCAAACTTTCTGATGACAATGCGCCTTGA
- a CDS encoding EH signature domain-containing protein — translation MTMRLDLNISDLPRPSLSDSLLRRPFSRLDQIKKHNEERWGVVSTSPVFEDRKEKLRRRLKAARLPIEEMEKIRATEVGWQRLLLSLYIESNGQSWLPPFNDAVAAKLLGTDGSGWNASRRRQAVSLFFERFESLPALSFLAKQLRSAFADGITNLGVNGRIWGHQRNSIFQTDGPERIAKAANRGEALEQLMERHNLPAKGAYSEKLRQVYLLETLKRCDLGDEPDVFQEIENNRKEPAIGALLLGAAALRILVSRVETEGHHQWPDAWRKWLVRLGCDPRMGRHTAEGAKWWGWATSTQWNLAVQGVIGLSLKFFFDFLDGTVSAHQWEERKEFLQSLFDAGKIMDARLILNQQCMQRLPAKMRDRWNTANLISTTWDTSIIALKCTDDMILLEGTHSYALRGFHRAFPVTGFWERTQQHYADSELRIPERRCPVFIRHMGNWRHKLLWELRSKYHIEWKI, via the coding sequence ATGACAATGCGCCTTGACCTGAATATTTCAGATCTCCCCCGGCCCAGTCTAAGTGACTCCTTACTTCGGCGGCCATTTTCTCGGCTAGATCAAATTAAAAAGCACAACGAAGAGCGCTGGGGGGTTGTCAGCACATCCCCAGTTTTTGAAGATCGAAAGGAAAAGTTACGGCGCAGACTTAAAGCAGCTCGACTCCCAATCGAAGAAATGGAGAAGATTCGGGCGACCGAAGTTGGTTGGCAGCGTTTGCTGCTAAGTCTTTACATTGAATCAAATGGGCAAAGTTGGCTGCCGCCATTCAACGATGCTGTTGCAGCGAAATTGCTTGGAACTGATGGTTCAGGTTGGAATGCATCCCGTCGCAGGCAGGCAGTGAGTTTGTTTTTTGAACGATTTGAGTCATTGCCAGCCCTCTCCTTCCTCGCAAAGCAACTGCGTTCGGCATTTGCAGACGGCATTACTAACTTAGGTGTAAACGGAAGAATCTGGGGGCATCAAAGGAATTCCATTTTCCAAACTGACGGACCGGAGAGGATCGCCAAGGCTGCTAATAGAGGCGAGGCCTTGGAACAATTGATGGAGCGACACAATCTGCCCGCCAAAGGAGCTTATTCGGAAAAGTTGCGCCAAGTCTATTTGCTGGAAACCCTTAAACGTTGTGATCTCGGAGATGAACCCGATGTGTTTCAAGAAATTGAGAATAACCGAAAAGAACCCGCGATTGGTGCTCTTTTGCTGGGCGCAGCCGCTCTGCGCATTCTCGTATCCAGAGTTGAGACTGAGGGGCATCACCAGTGGCCTGATGCTTGGCGCAAATGGTTAGTGCGACTTGGATGCGATCCCCGGATGGGAAGACATACAGCAGAAGGGGCCAAGTGGTGGGGGTGGGCCACAAGTACACAATGGAATCTTGCGGTGCAGGGGGTCATTGGGTTGTCGCTTAAATTTTTCTTCGACTTCCTGGACGGAACCGTCTCAGCCCATCAATGGGAGGAGCGGAAAGAGTTTCTCCAGAGTCTATTCGATGCCGGAAAAATAATGGATGCTCGCCTGATTCTGAACCAACAGTGTATGCAGAGATTGCCTGCTAAGATGAGGGATCGATGGAACACTGCAAATCTGATTTCGACAACCTGGGACACCAGCATTATAGCTCTTAAATGCACTGATGATATGATTTTGCTGGAAGGAACCCATAGCTATGCTTTGCGGGGATTTCATCGAGCGTTCCCGGTTACGGGGTTTTGGGAAAGAACACAACAGCACTATGCTGATTCAGAGCTTAGAATCCCCGAACGACGTTGTCCTGTTTTCATTCGCCATATGGGGAACTGGCGACATAAACTGCTATGGGAACTGAGAAGCAAATATCACATCGAATGGAAAATCTGA
- a CDS encoding TM0106 family RecB-like putative nuclease → MRVAGISVGQIKKLKMAGIRTLTDLAGSSGQTVRKLADDSLEKLVAQARLQKQTLDDRKINPAAKPRFEILPSRGKNGEPVGLAKLPPPHFADVYFDMEGFPLVAGGLEYLFGASTKVSQGTELEFHDWWAHDRVEEKLAFEQFVDWVYSRWLQNPELHIYHYAAYEVSAIRRLSTRHDSRQDEVDNLLRNNVFVDLYQIVSHGIRIGEDSYSIKKVESLYREKRSTEVATAVDSIVQYARWIESGEGRQWEQSTILAGIRDYNEDDCRSTAELTQWLRQAIRDYGISNTMPFPTVEAAAPQPLTPEILAKLETIRRLRSLGGLVALTLADLVDFHRREQKPMWWRMFDRAKATPEELRDDPGCIQGVSASGDAVPDKKSLIQEYRFDASQECKLAAGEKSKVRFAHYLDAKPNLVELNLTTGVLRLKLGSGSINSKFNGAFPATGSLLPDEYVSQDVIAAAIASVAAQHLAKSLPLAAVSLLQGRPVGPALKAADEDTLAAAIRLTASMQGECLVIQGPPGTGKTYTASRVIAALVSAGKKVGIASNSHKAVINLLKACGDALTEHGQQLQGIKVGDNDKDPVFVANPRLVHIEHSKDARVAYSAGIVAGTAWLFTIPEWVGVLDILFIDEAGQVSLANAVAMSRCAKNLVLLGDQMQLEQPIQGTHPGDAGSSSASLS, encoded by the coding sequence GTGAGAGTTGCAGGTATCAGTGTAGGCCAGATCAAAAAGTTAAAAATGGCGGGGATACGGACGCTCACTGATCTGGCAGGGTCCAGTGGGCAAACGGTACGGAAACTCGCGGACGATTCTCTGGAAAAGTTGGTTGCACAGGCTCGTCTCCAGAAGCAGACACTCGACGACAGAAAGATAAATCCGGCTGCGAAACCAAGGTTTGAGATTTTACCCAGTAGGGGCAAGAACGGTGAACCTGTAGGTTTGGCAAAATTGCCTCCTCCTCATTTCGCAGATGTGTATTTCGACATGGAGGGTTTCCCCTTGGTTGCAGGTGGACTGGAATATCTCTTCGGGGCATCCACCAAGGTTTCGCAGGGAACCGAACTGGAGTTTCACGACTGGTGGGCTCATGATCGTGTGGAAGAAAAACTGGCGTTCGAGCAGTTCGTTGACTGGGTTTATTCTCGGTGGCTTCAAAATCCAGAGCTGCACATTTATCATTATGCAGCATATGAAGTGAGCGCAATTCGCCGTCTTAGCACCAGGCACGATTCTCGCCAGGATGAGGTGGACAATTTGCTCCGCAATAATGTTTTCGTCGATCTGTACCAGATCGTAAGTCACGGAATTCGGATCGGAGAGGACAGCTATTCCATCAAAAAAGTGGAAAGTCTCTATCGCGAAAAACGATCAACAGAGGTCGCGACCGCTGTTGATTCGATCGTTCAATATGCTCGATGGATTGAGAGTGGCGAAGGTCGCCAGTGGGAGCAAAGCACCATTCTCGCTGGGATTCGGGATTACAATGAGGATGACTGCCGGTCCACAGCTGAGCTGACCCAGTGGCTGCGTCAGGCGATCAGAGATTACGGAATCTCAAACACAATGCCTTTCCCAACCGTTGAGGCCGCCGCTCCTCAGCCGCTCACACCTGAAATCTTGGCGAAACTTGAAACGATACGACGATTGAGATCGCTAGGAGGCTTGGTTGCCCTAACACTCGCCGATCTTGTTGACTTTCACAGACGCGAGCAAAAGCCAATGTGGTGGCGCATGTTTGATCGTGCCAAAGCCACACCGGAAGAATTGCGTGACGACCCAGGTTGCATTCAAGGAGTTAGCGCTTCCGGAGATGCAGTGCCTGACAAAAAGTCACTCATACAGGAATATCGTTTTGATGCGTCCCAAGAATGCAAACTTGCCGCCGGTGAGAAGTCAAAGGTGAGGTTCGCTCACTATCTTGATGCAAAGCCCAATTTGGTGGAATTGAATCTGACAACCGGTGTGCTTCGACTCAAACTTGGGAGCGGTAGCATAAATTCGAAGTTTAACGGAGCTTTCCCCGCCACTGGGTCACTTCTTCCAGATGAATACGTGAGTCAGGATGTGATAGCAGCGGCTATCGCTTCGGTTGCCGCCCAACACCTTGCCAAATCTCTGCCGCTTGCCGCTGTTTCCTTGTTGCAGGGAAGGCCTGTCGGTCCTGCTCTCAAAGCAGCCGATGAAGACACGTTGGCTGCCGCGATCCGACTCACCGCGTCGATGCAGGGTGAATGTCTCGTTATTCAGGGTCCTCCTGGAACCGGGAAAACTTATACAGCGTCGAGGGTTATCGCCGCCCTTGTGTCCGCTGGCAAGAAGGTTGGCATTGCATCGAATAGCCATAAGGCAGTGATTAATTTGCTCAAGGCATGTGGTGATGCCCTAACAGAACACGGTCAGCAGTTACAAGGCATTAAAGTGGGGGATAACGACAAAGACCCTGTATTTGTAGCCAATCCTCGTCTGGTCCATATTGAGCACTCAAAAGACGCGCGAGTCGCATACTCGGCTGGCATTGTAGCCGGAACCGCTTGGCTTTTCACAATACCGGAATGGGTGGGCGTTCTCGACATCCTTTTCATTGATGAGGCAGGACAAGTGTCATTAGCAAACGCTGTGGCAATGTCTAGATGCGCGAAGAATCTGGTTCTTCTGGGAGACCAAATGCAACTGGAGCAACCGATTCAAGGCACTCATCCCGGAGATGCTGGCTCATCCTCGGCTTCACTATCGTAG
- a CDS encoding TIR domain-containing protein, giving the protein MKPSIIIFSSKKSLPVAEGIRDNLQDAFIPELWTEGLFDEHNTIPLWVFLKKLMCYDCAAVVLGDDDIRHKEGKGESEAVPRDNVIFELGAALARIGPQKTFIFTPEDKNVLLPSYFRGVMVKGYRQDAGATMDDGPLMRKGSSRSAIIP; this is encoded by the coding sequence ATGAAACCAAGCATTATCATCTTTTCGTCCAAGAAATCTCTCCCGGTGGCCGAAGGCATCAGGGACAACTTGCAGGACGCATTTATTCCCGAACTTTGGACTGAGGGCTTGTTTGACGAGCACAACACCATTCCGCTCTGGGTCTTTTTGAAAAAACTCATGTGCTACGACTGCGCGGCTGTCGTGCTTGGTGATGATGATATTCGTCACAAGGAAGGGAAGGGGGAAAGTGAGGCAGTCCCCCGCGACAACGTAATTTTTGAGCTTGGTGCTGCATTGGCTCGGATAGGGCCACAGAAGACGTTCATCTTCACGCCCGAAGACAAAAATGTTCTTCTCCCCTCATACTTCCGAGGGGTCATGGTCAAAGGGTACAGGCAGGATGCCGGAGCGACCATGGACGATGGACCTCTCATGCGGAAAGGTTCTTCACGGAGCGCGATCATCCCGTGA
- a CDS encoding nucleotidyltransferase, translated as MSKLDLTTTQRADLDRSYGAVTEALVNSAALKGILHRLDLRPQGSVRARTVNRPSGETRFDLDVLCWMEFISKHRSPEEVWQLVWNALGEHGVYKNMREPKARCIRLRFANDYDLDITPAIPDSTRPEPMLWVPDKSLKTWSASNPIGFCDHWLKSIAAQLPTTLTSLSATIVRKNATAAANTRSDRVEPLPTDQGFEKAPLLRLIQLVKHFRNEGYAVDDKNRPSSILLTTITAKAYQKALLAQHTSLNAFIIQVLATLKNEVGVTETAGIYHFHVLNPADDRRENFAEKWTLKTYGSFTRWADSLSSQVTKLMNTAAMGLDARIEVLNSTIPGAQRLSLADDIGREMRVMHDTGNLRLTAVPAMAASLTPIRPTTFFGNP; from the coding sequence TTGTCAAAGCTGGATCTGACCACAACACAGCGTGCTGACCTCGATCGTTCCTACGGAGCTGTCACAGAGGCGCTTGTGAACTCGGCAGCCCTTAAAGGGATTCTTCACCGGCTTGATCTGCGTCCTCAAGGTTCGGTCCGGGCAAGAACCGTAAACCGGCCCTCGGGAGAAACCCGATTTGATCTGGATGTTTTGTGTTGGATGGAGTTCATTTCAAAGCACCGAAGCCCGGAAGAGGTCTGGCAGTTGGTCTGGAACGCTCTTGGTGAGCATGGTGTTTACAAGAACATGCGCGAGCCCAAGGCGAGATGCATTCGGTTGAGATTTGCGAATGACTATGATTTGGACATCACACCAGCAATCCCCGACTCGACGCGACCTGAGCCGATGCTTTGGGTGCCTGATAAGAGCCTAAAAACATGGAGCGCCTCAAATCCCATCGGCTTTTGCGACCATTGGCTCAAATCAATTGCGGCTCAGTTGCCTACAACACTGACCTCACTTTCTGCGACTATCGTTCGAAAAAATGCAACGGCAGCAGCAAACACCCGTTCGGATCGGGTCGAGCCGCTTCCAACCGATCAAGGCTTCGAAAAGGCACCTCTGCTTCGTCTCATCCAACTCGTGAAGCACTTCCGCAATGAGGGGTATGCGGTTGACGATAAAAACAGGCCTTCTTCAATCTTGCTGACGACCATCACGGCAAAGGCTTATCAGAAGGCGCTTCTGGCTCAGCACACTTCACTGAACGCTTTCATTATCCAGGTCTTGGCAACACTCAAAAACGAGGTGGGAGTCACTGAAACGGCGGGTATCTATCACTTTCATGTGCTGAATCCCGCTGATGATCGAAGGGAAAACTTTGCGGAGAAGTGGACCCTCAAAACATACGGTAGCTTCACCCGTTGGGCAGATAGCCTGAGCAGCCAAGTAACCAAGCTTATGAACACCGCCGCTATGGGCTTGGACGCGCGAATTGAGGTGCTCAATTCGACGATTCCAGGAGCACAGCGACTTTCACTTGCGGACGACATCGGGAGGGAGATGCGTGTCATGCACGACACTGGCAATCTAAGATTGACGGCAGTTCCCGCTATGGCCGCTTCATTAACTCCGATCCGTCCAACAACGTTCTTCGGTAATCCATGA
- a CDS encoding WYL domain-containing protein, translating into MERLRFVERCAFWRGVVNRQDLVGAYGLSATQATSDLQKFQELNPGALNYNLNKKRYEGSPSMRCTLHKPRIEEAIALCFGSGDAPSALTRPVTEPSGQETSGFVAGVELPLRTAAPDIQRAVFLGAIQKLRVQIEYTSMTGKKPGWRWIAPHAFGHNGYRWHVRAWCEQNEEFRDFVLSRIKAAHFPIHEAAVPVVDSEWNKWVTVKVIPGSGLSEDMQKGIITDYSMRSGKLIFEVRKAMLKYTLRHLGLPTGDTPIPPQLELLAIEE; encoded by the coding sequence ATGGAGCGGCTGCGCTTCGTGGAAAGATGCGCTTTTTGGCGTGGCGTAGTGAATCGCCAAGACCTTGTAGGCGCATATGGACTTTCCGCCACCCAGGCGACTTCCGATCTTCAGAAGTTCCAAGAATTAAATCCTGGCGCTCTTAACTACAACCTAAATAAGAAGCGTTACGAAGGCTCTCCGAGCATGCGCTGCACGCTACATAAGCCCAGAATTGAGGAAGCCATCGCCCTCTGTTTCGGAAGTGGCGACGCGCCATCTGCGCTGACTCGACCCGTCACGGAACCGTCAGGGCAAGAGACAAGCGGGTTTGTCGCCGGTGTGGAACTGCCGCTTCGCACAGCTGCTCCCGATATCCAACGTGCAGTTTTTTTAGGCGCAATTCAAAAGCTACGGGTGCAAATTGAGTACACCTCAATGACTGGGAAGAAGCCGGGGTGGAGATGGATAGCGCCTCATGCTTTCGGACACAATGGCTACCGATGGCATGTTCGCGCCTGGTGTGAGCAAAACGAGGAATTTCGAGATTTTGTACTTAGCCGCATTAAAGCTGCCCATTTTCCTATCCATGAGGCTGCTGTACCTGTTGTGGATAGCGAATGGAACAAATGGGTTACCGTGAAAGTAATTCCTGGGAGTGGTCTATCGGAGGATATGCAAAAGGGGATCATAACTGACTATAGCATGCGATCAGGAAAGCTAATTTTTGAAGTTAGAAAGGCTATGTTGAAATACACATTGCGTCATTTAGGTCTTCCAACCGGCGACACCCCTATTCCCCCACAGCTCGAACTTTTGGCTATTGAAGAATAA
- a CDS encoding NYN domain-containing protein has protein sequence MTSDISEQTLPGKVAIYWDFENLHAVMADKAHGPGAYRKNYLVEQPIFFELAPVLEYAASFGDIIINKAYGNWQWFASYRHMLNIAGVDLIQMFPRGKNMKNSADIRLALDALGDVYAYPHLTHVLVISSDSDFISLAQKIKQSGKFVAGVGVSGFSNKFWAASCNEFKFFEALIPLEEDVEHPPSPPLPTPAAQSDISTNFLPASDEDMPPSTVESIPTMEEARKVLHRAMLQLVERRGENYVAKSGLKSIIKRLMPSFDERALKCGNFSGFIHQCADIVAIVDEDSGGHVALLNYDVHSESPPPPEAIHPPSTASVPTPPPTTPEWPASEPSEP, from the coding sequence ATGACTTCTGATATTAGCGAACAAACGCTCCCCGGTAAAGTTGCCATCTACTGGGACTTTGAAAATCTCCATGCCGTGATGGCGGATAAAGCGCATGGCCCAGGGGCCTACAGAAAAAATTATTTGGTCGAACAGCCAATTTTCTTTGAGCTTGCGCCAGTGCTTGAATACGCAGCTTCATTTGGCGATATCATCATCAATAAAGCCTATGGCAACTGGCAGTGGTTCGCTTCCTACCGGCACATGCTCAACATCGCTGGCGTGGACTTGATCCAGATGTTTCCGCGCGGAAAAAATATGAAAAACAGCGCCGATATCCGTCTGGCGCTGGATGCCCTCGGCGACGTGTATGCCTACCCTCACCTTACCCACGTCCTTGTTATCTCCTCGGATAGCGATTTCATCAGCTTGGCTCAAAAGATCAAGCAGTCAGGCAAATTCGTCGCAGGGGTCGGCGTAAGCGGTTTCAGCAACAAATTTTGGGCTGCAAGCTGCAACGAATTCAAGTTTTTTGAAGCCCTCATTCCTTTAGAAGAGGATGTAGAACACCCGCCATCCCCACCACTGCCAACTCCAGCCGCTCAATCAGATATCTCCACCAACTTCCTCCCGGCCAGTGATGAAGACATGCCCCCCAGCACAGTGGAGTCTATACCGACCATGGAAGAAGCACGCAAAGTGCTTCACCGCGCAATGCTTCAGCTTGTGGAGCGGCGAGGTGAAAACTATGTCGCCAAATCTGGGCTGAAAAGCATCATTAAGCGCCTTATGCCCTCCTTCGATGAAAGGGCTCTGAAGTGTGGTAACTTCAGCGGATTCATCCACCAATGCGCCGACATCGTCGCAATCGTAGATGAGGACAGCGGCGGTCACGTCGCCCTGCTCAATTATGATGTCCATTCTGAGTCTCCACCTCCCCCAGAAGCAATTCATCCCCCCTCCACTGCCTCTGTTCCTACCCCACCTCCAACCACTCCAGAATGGCCCGCATCCGAACCCTCTGAGCCTTAG